A stretch of DNA from Besnoitia besnoiti strain Bb-Ger1 chromosome II, whole genome shotgun sequence:
cgcgcgcgcgctgcggcggcgttggAACGCAgagggaagcagaggcggccgacgcgctgcttcggcgccgcgctcgtctgcgttcttcctctcgctctcttcgggcgagcagccgccgaAATCGTCGCCAGGCGTCGGTCGCTCGcagtcgcctcgcggcttctgAATCTGTGGAACCGAGGGGGTGAGTCTCAGGTCTCCGCCTGCTGTCAGTCGCTCCTTCGGTCTTCTCACCCGCCTCCACCGGCGACGCATGattcgcatgcgcgcggccgggtcgccctgcgtcgtctctgcagacAAATTCGCTCTTGACACGGCATGCCGCGGTCCTGCAGATTTCACCTGCCTCTCGTCTTCGGTTCTGCTTCGCTCTACTCCCTCTCGCCGCAAGCCATTTGGGCACGCTGAGTTCTCCGCTGCTCACCGCTCCTCGTGCACCAAGCTCCTCAGCGCTCAGCGACGATGAGCTAAACGCCTCGCTActgtcgtcctcgctgctcCCGTATGGACTGATGCTtcgcgacgcgctggcgccttCGTGATCGGAACCGGAGACGCTTCCTCCTTTGTTTCGTACATCTGGCGACGGCAGGGCGCGCACCCACCTGTCCCTTCTGTCCCTCACTCTCtcccgccgctgtctctcgcagTTCTCTTTCCCTGCTGCGTTTCGACGTCTCTCGACACTAGGCGAGGGGCTGTGGTCCCCGCCTGAGgacgcctgcgacgcagagagactaCGCGAAAAGCGCCCTCtgccgcgactgcggcgcctgccgtaAAGGTAGGCCTCTGCTCGCTCGTCGTCTGTTGCGCTGCTAGTGCAACTCGCGTCTCCGGTGCCTGCAAGCCCCGCGCAGGCCTGGCCGCGCCgagttcgcctcctctgtcggCTCCATTgcgctccgcgcccgccgtctgTTCgttctgcctcgcctgcggaggaaaCCGACAGTGCCCTCAGGTCCTCGGAAAgactcgagagagaggagcgcgaatcagcgccagagagagaagacgacagcggagacagatccgcgcgacgcgcaagcgctgtcgcctctgggTGTGTGTttgctcttctcctctctccgcgcagagTCTTGATGAAGGCCTCACCGAAGGCGCCGAGTAGGTCAGGAAGCGAGAAGCCTGAGCGAGCGGCCTCCGCTTGAAACTGCGCATACAGAAAAGTCAAGCTTTCATTcagctgcttcctcctctctcccggCTCCGCATGACCTGGAGACAAACGCTCGGTTCTTCTCATCACTTCCGAGTCGCCCTTAGACcgactcgcctccgcgcgcaaAGTGAACGCATCTCGCTGCTCGCTGTgtcgctcctctgcctcgtcagcgacgcccctcctcctcccgtcTCCACGCTCGCTCAGTTGGCATCGaagagacgcccgcggcggctgtgccGCATTTCTCCTTGTCTCTCCGTTGTCTGCCTCTAcgctgccttctcgccggcTCCTTCGTTGCGGAGGGACTGCGTGTCcagtcgcccgcgtcgcccgttctctcccgcgtgcctctcggcgcgtcgctgcttctgGGCTCGGAGACAGCGCCGACGAAGGCCGAACGGAGCCGGGCGACACAGGCAtagaggcgagaggaggattcagtgaggcgagagaggcataCGGGGCGCTGAGAGCGAGCGACCCGTTGGGCGCCTGAGCGATCAgcgacgggggggggggcagcggcggcgcgaagcaaACGgatgaggaggagggagaaaacCAAGGTGAAAACGCAGATGCGGCGGAAAGGGACGCAGaaacagaagacgcggcggagccggAGGGGCGCGCCGACGAGATAGTCGAAGCGGAGATAGGGCTGTCGGGTCGCGATCGTGGCAGTGAGTCCTCAGGCACGTCTCTGTCTGGCGCACTCGCTGAGACcactctttcttcttcgagttcgcggcgccgaatcgccaagcgaggaggaaggggaaGATGTGACGGCAACTCACCTGTCTTGccccgcgcgtctcctctctccgctctctcgcccttcGTGTGGGTAGGTCGCGCATGTACGGCAGCAGGGTGGCGCCTCGGTTTTTCTTCCGGCGACCGttctccgccctccttccttgtctcgcctccgcgccctccgccacCGTTCGCCCTTCCATCTGTGCCCTGGGTCAGAGCCTCATCTCCAGTCTGCGCTGGAGTCGTCTTCATGCTGTGCGCAGCGTGTAGAAGCCCTGCGACAGGacacgaagaaggcgagacgccgacaggggaagggggagaggccgacgacgaggcggaggagacgcatgAGGAGAGCTTGCGGGCTGGAGGAGAGAACTCGATGatttctccttcctccgcctccagctgcaaggcctcgcggcgtcgctggtACTCCGCGGGGATGAGGAGCGGGCTCGACGCAGGGAGCTTGCGCAAGCTGAAGCAGATGCGAGTCTTCTTCGGCGGATGAAGGGTATCAggagcagcgaggagaggcggacaagcagacgaggcagggCAGGAATGCGAGGACGTAGACAAGGAAGGGGCCTGCAGCGAAGCGTCGGCCaagggcgaggcgacagcaCAGGGCGAAGGCCCGCCACAGGGTTGATTCCCACAAGACGATGGAGGAAACTGCTGACGAACGCCGCGAGCCAAGAGACCGGAGGGGCTAACCTCCCGGTgaagacgcgaagccgaggcagcagcagacgacgcagcgatgggcgcggaagaaaaagcagaaagGGGCTCTGAAGACCGAGAACAAGAATTGGCGGCGCCTTCCCCGCCAGAAATCAGCGGCAGGGGGGGTGGCGTGGAACCCGCGCACCCTGTAGTCTGCTGCGCTGCACCTTGCGCATCTgcgggagagggcgcggatGAAGACACCGGATAGGCACTCGTcggagaggccgccagaTCGCGTTCTCTCACGGttggcgcctccctcgcagcGTGTCCCCTCTCAACgacctcctcttcttcgaggTCTACGACTACAACGCTCTCAGCTCCACTCGCTCGGAGCACGCCGGAAGTTTGCCGCCGAGTCTGTctcccctctcctcccctgtccctccgcgcgcttgAGACATGCGCATCTCGCCTGTCTCGGATTCGGCCCCTgtcggagacgccgcccctctcgtctgcggcgtcccTTCCGGAGCCCACCCGCGCggtcgacgcgccgcggaggcgctgaaggGTCTCCAAGGCTCGGTCAAACGAGAGGTCGCCGACCCCACTTCCCGCAAATTCCGTAGGCTGTCGTCGGCACGACGGAGAGCCGacggagggagaaggcgaactTCCGTCGCGGAAAGAaagccgcggctggcggccgaTCCACGCAGAGTGACGCTCGCCCGAGGCGACTCGTGGTCTCTCACAGAAGGCCGGGGGGGACGGCACCACCGGGGGCGGCTGGGGTGAAGGGGTCCCTGGAGAAGGAGatcgaggcgcgaggggctcgccagagagcgaagacgcggcgagagACCCACAAGGTTGAGAGAAAGACGCCGAAGGAGCCGGCGGTGGGCTGGGCGCCGCTGACCTCGCGGGCCTCACAGCGCCTGAAGTCCGCGCAGGTGTGGTGTACGGACAGAACGACGCAGAGTACGAATAAGggagcgcggaggaaggcgactgAGAAGACAAGGAATGCGCGGACCCAGACGCGGACGTCTTCGAGGACGCAcagggcagcggaggcgagccccCGAGAGTGGAGGGAGGCTGGGGACAGGCCTCCACAGGGGCGACCGGGGAAGAGAATCGCGCTagaggagagagcgccaGGGGACAGGCACTGAGTCGGttccgcagcctctgcagcagaTGTTCCTTCGTCGCGATCAGGTGCTGTTGGAGACTGGAGACGTCCTGCAGCAAAATAGGAGACGAAGACTTTTCACCGCTGGCGGCAcccgaggaagcagagcagCACAAAGGCGGCAAGCGAGTGCGgagcgctgcctcgcgcgcttcgcccctTGCGTCTTGTTCAGTCGGGTCGCTAGAGTGCAAGGCGGCGGGGAGAGtgggcgcagctggcggcagaagacgaggtGAGCGAAAAGAAGAGGGAAACACGCAAAGCGCAGGGCAGGGCACGGCAGCCGTCGAGGGCTTTCCTCTGTCGTCGTCGtgctccttctctctcttggaCAGCACGGCCTGTCCTACATGCCGAGAGTCGCGCCGAAGGGACGCGTGAGGTGCTGAGTTCGCTCCGTCACTTTGAGTCAGTCTCGCcgtgtcgccgccttctgtcgccttcgcgccttcgtctctccctgcAGCTTGCCCCGTGTCTCTGTCAGGAGGTCGGTCGCTCTCTATCGCGCGGTCACGACTGGCTTGCCTAGTCTTCTCCGAGCGTGTGTTGgcctgtcgctctctccgcttgTCTTCGTCGCCATCGCCACGTGCTTCCTTGTCTCCTTCTTGAGCCGTCGCCTTTTCGacgtttttctctccctcgcccttcGTCCGTCCTGCCAGGGgccctctctccgcttcgtgcgcggctcggggcggcgacgcgcgcgtagACGAGGCGGGACTAAGCCCTGGGAGCTCTTTCCCGGAGTGAGCTGAAacggcgtcctctctctgcgcagcgagagccgcggcctgcgcggccgaaCCCGCTGGGGACGCTGCACAGGCGCTGACGCATCTCTCCCGTTTGACAAAGATGGCAATTTGAAGACGCGGCCGTttccgcgcggagactcccCGCGTcagggcggcgccctccgcgtcgttgCTCGGATCTGCGCATTCctcttgtctctctcctcggtCCTCTCCGACTTCCTCGCCTTGTCGCTGATTGCTGCATTCGTCCCTTCCGCCTTCCCCATTTGGCGTgattttttctcgcttcacGCATACCTTTTGGTcgtgcctcctcttccgcttTCCGTGGCCTCTCCGTGGCTCCGCTGCATCGTTCGTCGGagccgcttcgtcttctcgctcgccgcttTCTCTCCTGTTCTTGTCCCCAGCttgcgcgcccgctgcggaggtctctcggccttcctcgcgtgcgtgcgtctgcggcgcctcgtctgctgAGGCCTCGCAGCGCTCGCCAGGCGCGTTTCCTTCCGCCGAGCTCTCCCTGCACCTCGCTTCCCCTTGCACAGCAGATcccccgccagccgccggcgcgctgctgtgCGCGTCGTTCGGCTGCGTCGACTCGGCGTCCCGAGGAGGGGCttcccgcgccgctgtctcctgttTCTCTCCGAGGCCActgcggcgctctcttcgccgcgaggtcgccttctccctctcggCTGGATCCCcgcttcttttctttttGACGCGCCTCAATTttggggcggccgcgcgagaggcctgCGACGGGCTGGAAGGCaccggagacgaggaggagagtGGCGTGGAAAACACCAGaaacgccgcagcaggagacGACGCCACGGGAGttgaggcggaggaagaagacgacgcgcaggcggccacGGAAGGAGCGGAGCAAGTGCtagaagaagaaaaggagggcagcgacagggaggacgagggagacgaaaacAGAGCTGGAGAAGAGTAGCTACagggcgagaaaaaaaagagagaagccGACGCtgaagcggaggcagcctcTGAAGctggcgaagcagacgagggagacgccgccggacgcgaggaggaggacgaggacaGCGGCGGAACTGCGGGCAgtcctcgcgcgaggcgcgacgatCGACGGAGGcccgccgaggaggaagaagaggagggggaggaagcggaggcaggagacgaggaggtcGCATGCAAAGGAGGCCTGACGAGTGCCGGAGCCGCGTGAGACTGCGAGGACGACAACCACCCCCCCGGGGACGCGCTGGCCTCCGAGAAGGGAGGCCAGGAGGCATCCTGAGAGGAGGGCAAGCCGCGGGAGCCTGCTCGCTTCAGCGACTCTTCAGACACCTTGGGGGCAGCCTGTCTCCCGCTTGCCCCAGGTTTTTTCTCattcggcgccttcgcgtcggctGGCGTCTTGTTGGGTTGCATTCGGCGTCGGTTTTTCGCCatcttctgcgtcctctcgtCCCCAACCTCGAGGCGCCTGGCTGCCTGGGAACGCGAAGGCCTCGTGGAGAGCGCGCCTTGTtcgaggacgccggcgcgcgcgagggcctctCAGCGTCCAGCcgagccccgccgccgcacgcagcgctCTCCAGCATGCACTCTAACCGCCAGGCAGCTTCAGCTGTGGTAACCGGTcagcgtgcgcggcgctgcgcactggtgagaagacgagaagaaggagacgaagaggaggagacaaagGGGTGAAGGGACACCTCGACGCGGGAGGGCGTGCGAGGAACGAGACTGTgtgcgaggagacgcctcaatcggcagcggaggaagagacgGCGGGTGGAAGGGGGGGGTCCCGGCGTCCCTACCGCAGGCTGTCTCTCACCGCGCCCTCGACAAGAAGAGGCTCGCCCGCCCGCAAGCCCTCGAAGTAGAAAGGCGGAAATCGCGGGACAGCTGTCAGACTCGCGAGAAAAGGGGGAgtgcgcctcgcagagcaGACGAGCGCAGGGAGAAGTGGACTACACgttcctctgctgccgcgcatgacgacgacgcgcagcgacgcgcagagccaGGGGGCTAGGAGTCGCGGAAACGATGAAGAGCGGCTAGAATCGCACTAGAGTCAGGCAGCGGGTCTGCGAGGTGCACTTCGAAGAAGTGAAAAAACCTGGAAGGCGCCGAAAGGCACTACCCGGCGTTCAGAAAAGAGCCGCATCTGGCTGAGGACGGCCTGACCTTCGCCGCGCATGAAAACCGCCCcaagagagccgcggcctgcCCGTTCTCGAACGGAGACAAGACGTGAACGGGTGCGGAAGGCGGAAGCCGAGAAAATGTGCACAAAAAGAGGCGGGGAGACTCCGAAACACAAAAAAGGACGCGGGTCACCTCCCAGCAGCCAgcgccctccctcctcgAACAtggccttccgcgcgcgcaagACGTGCAGAGCGCGCGCGTGAATTGCCGCTGAGAGACCTGAAATAAACGAGTGCTGCAGTCTCCATCGAAGCATGCAGTGCGCGCGTCCAGAGGCCATTGTGTCTCCtctacccccccccccccgctgcAAGAAGGCTGCAATTTACCGTCGCCGTTCGCCCGGTCCTCGCTTCGAAactgcgcagcggcagccatAACATCAGCCGACACGTCGCCTCCCATTCGCGTGTCGATAGCGGAAATGCACTCGTGTGAGTCGGCGCAAAAGCACATGCCGACACCTTCCGCGCTAGGGTTTAGCGTTTGTTCGCCTAAACGGGAACGATTCCTCGCGTCCGTCGCATTCTCTGGGCCGCACGTCCGCTCTTCTGGATGCCTGTGttgtcctctctcctcgcggcggctccaTACGCTTCGGCACACCCGCtgtccctctccctctctcgccgttTGTCCGCAGCTGTCCTCCGCACCACGACTGCCTGACCCCGGGAGGGCTTCCAAGCGGTTTTACCTCCGAGAAAGAGCTCGAAGGAGTCCTGGCGGTTCGCTTCAGCAGACTGGAAAATGTCAATCACAGTGTAGAGGGTCGCCTACCGTGTTACCTAGAAGCGTAGCGCTGAGAGGCTGGAATGTGTACCCGCGCTGGATAGATCGGGAAGTAGCAGGGCGACAACAGCAGGGAGTTTGCCAGTCAGTTTGCCAGATTACGAGACGCGTGCGCCGTGCGATAGCTAGAGTTCAGCGAGAAATGCAGACTCGGGTGCTTCGGCGACGCGACAGCTGCCGCAagtctctctcgcgaggGTGGCGCGCATCAGCAAGGCTCGAAACGGGCTCGCCCCGCGGGAAATGCGCGTTTGGTGCAGTTGCAAGTTTCTTCCACTCTTCAGCTTCGCGGACCGTGCATCAGCATGTGGCattgtctcctctgcagtcTCCAGTACCCCGCGTGCCGCCACGGCAGACCCAGTCCAACACGCTATTAGCAAGTTCGGCTGCCGTACCACCCGCGCCTGTTGTTTTTCGGCATCCAAACGACGCGTGCATCTACCAGTCGAGCTGATAACCTGTCTAGCGCACGCGTATATCTCCTATTCGGCCAGGCTACCTGCTcgtcgcccctccccccgcccaTCCTCCCTTCTCTACGCCGGTCATGATTACGGTATCTGCTGGCTGGCGTCCCTAGCAGTGAGCGAATACGAGCCATATCCGCCTGCCATCCCGTTCCTGTGGGTCTACTCTCGTGTTCGGGCTGCACCTACGTAAAACAAGCTGAAGCagcgggggggcagggggatCGGGGCGGACCCGGCGTCCCATGCGGTCGCTCTCGCATGCGGCtggtcgccgctgcagtctctgccggagcgacgcagagggagacgaaaTCACGCAGATCTTTGCAAGGCGTGTGCGGCAGACAACTTCGCCGCAGCAAATGAAGTACCTGCTGAACGTCGGTGCGGGGGGAAAAGTGGGGCGCCCACCGACCCATGGAACCACGAGTGTATATGTGCACTTACACACATACGGCCCCCCCTGACCCCCCCCTGGCCCCAGGGCAGGCAGACACCTGGACCGGTGAACACACACCCAGAGCAGGCGGAAAGGCATTTGAAAAGtcaggaagaagaagagacgtgGTGCATACGGCAGCCCGggcaggcgcgagaaggaaatTGAAAAGTCGGAAGAGGAGAAGTTACGAAACGAATCAACCCCCGGCCGACTCAAAACTGAGCGTGATTCCCCGTGAAGACGAGATAgcaagcgaaggcgcgcggcgatggCACAGGGGAGAAGGGCACGTCTACGCCAACCTCGGGAGAGGACGCCATGCACTTCGCAGGCCGCTCTTCGCGTGTCATGCCAGACCTTGCTTGAGAAGATGTCGAGTCCACGGCGTAGACGTGTAAGCACACACATATAGAGACATAGGTTAACTGCATGCACTCACGCGCTGCCTCTTGCACCAAGCAGACTCGAAACGCCACGCGGAAAAAGACTGAGGATCGGGGACACGGAAGAGAAAAAgtgcggagaggcagacagcaGGCTTGTCTACGATGCCGGAGGACGTAGGTCGCGGCCCGCTTCCGTCTCCTTTCCTCGAACTCTAACTTTTTCACTTCAACCAAGtgaagcagcagctcgcaTCTCCTCTCTGCCGTAGACGCCCCGCCTGATGCCCGGCCTGATCCGAGGGTcgccacgcgcgcatgcaggtcGCCCCTTagacgctgctgcttcacAGAAACAAGCTGACGCATAAGCATGGACGGCCCCCCAGTGGTGCATGTTGCGCTTTcgcatctgctgctgccctctctctctctctgtgtgccgCGCGTCACCGTCGCGTGCGTGCCTCTCGCTGAAGGCTTTGCCGCGCTTTGCTTCCCAAGTATCTGCGCCTTGCTCTCGCCGGGCGGCGAGACCTCTCTCCTGCCCCCGCACA
This window harbors:
- a CDS encoding hypothetical protein (encoded by transcript BESB_035860), which codes for MGGDVSADVMAAAAQFRSEDRANGDAVPRFPPFYFEGLRAGEPLLVEGAAARRLEVGDERTQKMAKNRRRMQPNKTPADAKAPNEKKPGASGRQAAPKVSEESLKRAGSRGLPSSQDASWPPFSEASASPGGWLSSSQSHAAPALVRPPLHATSSSPASASSPSSSSSSAGLRRSSRLARGLPAVPPLSSSSSSRPAASPSSASPASEAASASASASLFFFSPCSYSSPALFSSPSSSLSLPSFSSSSTCSAPSVAACASSSSSASTPVASSPAAAFLVFSTPLSSSSPVPSSPSQASRAAAPKLRRVKKKRSGDPAEREKATSRRRERRSGLGEKQETAAREAPPRDAESTQPNDAHSSAPAAGGGSAVQGEARCRESSAEGNAPGERCEASADEAPQTHAREEGRETSAAGAQAGDKNRRESGEREDEAAPTNDAAEPRRGHGKRKRRHDQKVCVKREKITPNGEGGRDECSNQRQGEEVGEDRGERQEECADPSNDAEGAALTRGVSARKRPRLQIAIFVKRERCVSACAASPAGSAAQAAALAAQREDAVSAHSGKELPGLSPASSTRASPPRAAHEAERGPLAGRTKGEGEKNVEKATAQEGDKEARGDGDEDKRRERQANTRSEKTRQASRDRAIESDRPPDRDTGQAAGRDEGAKATEGGDTARLTQSDGANSAPHASLRRDSRHVGQAVLSKREKEHDDDRGKPSTAAVPCPALCVFPSSFRSPRLLPPAAPTLPAALHSSDPTEQDARGEAREAALRTRLPPLCCSASSGAASGEKSSSPILLQDVSSLQQHLIATKEHLLQRLRNRLSACPLALSPLARFSSPVAPVEACPQPPSTLGGSPPLPCASSKTSASGSAHSLSSQSPSSALPYSYSASFCPYTTPARTSGAVRPARSAAPSPPPAPSASFSQPCGSLAASSLSGEPLAPRSPSPGTPSPQPPPVVPSPPAFCERPRVASGERHSAWIGRQPRLSFRDGSSPSPSVGSPSCRRQPTEFAGSGVGDLSFDRALETLQRLRGASTARVGSGRDAADERGGVSDRGRIRDRRDAHVSSARRDRGGEGRQTRRQTSGVLRASGAESVVVVDLEEEEVVERGHAAREAPTVRERDLAASPTSAYPVSSSAPSPADAQGAAQQTTGCAGSTPPPLPLISGGEGAANSCSRSSEPLSAFSSAPIAASSAAASASRLHREVSPSGLLARGVRQQFPPSSCGNQPCGGPSPCAVASPLADASLQAPSLSTSSHSCPASSACPPLLAAPDTLHPPKKTRICFSLRKLPASSPLLIPAEYQRRREALQLEAEEGEIIEFSPPARKLSSCVSSASSSASPPSPVGVSPSSCPVAGLLHAAHSMKTTPAQTGDEALTQGTDGRANGGGGRGGETRKEGGERSPEEKPRRHPAAVHARPTHTKGERAERGDARGKTGELPSHLPLPPRLAIRRRELEEERVVSASAPDRDVPEDSLPRSRPDSPISASTISSARPSGSAASSVSASLSAASAFSPWFSPSSSSVCFAPPLPPPPSLIAQAPNGSLALSAPYASLASLNPPLASMPVSPGSVRPSSALSPSPEAATRREARGRERATRATGHAVPPQRRSRREGSVEADNGETRRNAAQPPRASLRCQLSERGDGRRRGVADEAEERHSEQRDAFTLRAEASRSKGDSEVMRRTERLSPGHAEPGERRKQLNESLTFLYAQFQAEAARSGFSLPDLLGAFGEAFIKTLRGERRRANTHPEATALARRADLSPLSSSLSGADSRSSLSSLSEDLRALSVSSAGEAERTDGGRGAQWSRQRRRTRRGQACAGLAGTGDASCTSSATDDERAEAYLYGRRRSRGRGRFSRSLSASQASSGGDHSPSPSVERRRNAAGKENCERQRRERVRDRRDRWVRALPSPDVRNKGGSVSGSDHEGASASRSISPYGSSEDDSSEAFSSSSLSAEELGARGAVSSGELSVPKWLAARGSRAKQNRRREAGEICRTAACRVKSEFVCRDDAGRPGRAHANHASPVEAGEKTEGATDSRRRPETHPLGSTDSEAARRLRATDAWRRFRRLLARREREEERRRARRRSSASAASASLCVPTPPQRARGADEITHESGEARKRGSSEDRRAEEEPNPRLRGNPHEAAGGEGSPQHVEDSGLPMLSAKTRGGAWSPAAGSDTSSAESKAANAEAQTHACERELRMEAQRRDGELRASEARGQVTDSDRQETVAHELEGAEEPGRQRELARADEAGRRGRGGDTLHLHLGGDAYLLELLLEAKPANGGLSFIEKLRALKRLKGKTMLGK